One part of the Glycine soja cultivar W05 chromosome 11, ASM419377v2, whole genome shotgun sequence genome encodes these proteins:
- the LOC114376937 gene encoding serine/threonine-protein kinase PCRK1-like: MKCFYFSNGEDEDSVGGGAAASSRGGSTSRVSWARSLSLMDTRSSSRSHFDSESTEFSDTVDFHHFLAQRRANDLRLFSFSDLKSATRAFSRALLVGEGGFGSVYRGFLDQNDVAIKQLNRNGHQGHKEWINEVNLLGVMKHPNLVKLVGYCAEDDERGIQRLLVYEFMPNKSLEDHLLARVPSTIIPWGTRLRIAQDAARGLAYLHEEMDFQLIFRDFKTSNILLDENFNAKLSDFGLARQGPSEGSGYVSTAVVGTIGYAAPEYVQTGKLTAKSDVWSFGVVLYELITGRRAVERNLPKNEQKLLEWVRPYVSDPRKFYRIVDPRLEGQYCIKSAHKLAILANKCIMKQPKSRPKMSEVVESLGSIINEIVPQDEQIPQAAVVAIGEEKEEKLSVENTKPEPSAKQGNYYLKKVFELKDIVSLRNKSIGRLDWKSWAPGLVRTW; the protein is encoded by the exons ATGAAGTGTTTCTATTTCTCAAACGGAGAAGACGAGGATTCCGTGGGGGGAGGAGCGGCGGCGAGTTCGCGCGGCGGCTCCACCTCGCGCGTGTCGTGGGCTCGTTCGCTGAGCCTGATGGACACGCGCAGCAGCAGCCGCTCCCACTTCGACTCCGAGTCGACGGAGTTCTCCGACACGGTGGACTTCCACCACTTCCTGGCGCAGCGCCGCGCCAACGATCTCcgtctcttctccttctccgaCCTGAAATCCGCCACGCGCGCCTTCAGCCGCGCCCTCCTCGTCGGCGAGGGAGGCTTCGGCTCCGTCTACCGCGGCTTCCTCGACCAAAACGACGTCGCGATCAAGCAGCTGAACCGCAACGGCCACCAAGGGCACAAGGAGTGGATCAACGAGGTGAACCTGTTAGGTGTCATGAAGCACCCTAATTTGGTGAAGTTGGTTGGGTACTGTGCCGAAGACGATGAGAGAGGGATTCAGAGGCTTTTGGTTTACGAGTTTATGCcgaataagagcttggaggatcATCTCCTTGCAAGAGTGCCATCGACGATAATCCCTTGGGGAACCAGGTTGAGGATCGCGCAGGATGCGGCGAGGGGTTTGGCGTATCTTCATGAGGAAATGGATTTTCAG CTAATATTTCGGGATTTTAAGACATCCAACATCTTGCTGGACGAGAATTTCAATGCAAAGCTTTCTGATTTTGGACTGGCTAGGCAAGGACCCTCAGAAGGGTCTGGCTATGTTTCAACAGCA GTTGTCGGCACCATAGGTTATGCTGCACCTGAGTATGTTCAGACTGGTAAGCTAACTGCTAAGAGTGATGTGTGGAgctttggtgtagttctttatGAGCTTATCACTGGGAGGAGAGCTGTAGAGAGAAACCTACCAAAAAATGAGCAAAAGCTTTTGGAATGGGTAAGACCTTATGTTTCTGATCCTAGGAAGTTCTATCGTATTGTAGACCCCCGACTTGAGGGACAATACTGCATCAAATCAGCTCATAAACTTGCAATTCTAGCAAACAAGTGCATCATGAAGCAGCCAAAGTCCCGTCCAAAAATGAGCGAGGTGGTTGAGTCTCTTGGAAGCATTATTAATGAGATTGTTCCTCAGGATGAACAAATCCCCCAAGCTGCTGTAGTAGCAattggagaagaaaaagaagaaaagttatCTGTAGAGAACACTAAACCTGAACCTTCAGCTAAACAAGGGAACTATTACCTGAAGAAGGTTTTTGAATTGAAAGATATTGTCAGCTTAAGAAATAAGTCTATTGGAAGGTTAGATTGGAAAAGTTGGGCACCTGGGCTAGTAAGAACTTGGTGA